In Takifugu flavidus isolate HTHZ2018 chromosome 13, ASM371156v2, whole genome shotgun sequence, the following are encoded in one genomic region:
- the smad6b gene encoding mothers against decapentaplegic homolog 6b: MFRTKRSGLVRRLWRSRLIPDTEGADGNGKTNEGCRDDLFGNNPEKIPKTELGPMTPSGSPVEDTAGVCTRSPAESAALGFPSDQDGAAVCVQGQRSPRSTQDRECRTVTCCLFKDRDHCELQDPETAQGNRDPGSCHFVLRSLGARDSGSPESQEMMPRTVLEQELKSATYSLLKRLKERSLDTLLEAVESRGGMPSDCVRISRTELRLGGHVAPPELLVCKLYRWSDLQHPAQLKPLCECKSFGTLDSQTVCCNPYHYSRLCGPESPPPPYSRLSPNEEHKPLDLSDSTLSYTETEAASSPNITPGEFSDTSMSPDAPKHSHWCNVAYWEHRTRVGRLYTVYEHSVSIFYDLPQGTGFCLGQLNLEHRSSTVQRTRGKIGYGILLSKEPDGVWAYNRSDHPIFVNSPTLDIPNSRTLVVRKVMPGFSIKVFDYDRSCLLRHTTEADLLDGPYDPNSVRISFAKGWGPCYSRQFITSCPCWLEILLNNHR, from the exons ATGTTCAGGACGAAACGCTCAGGTCTTGTGCGGCGACTCTGGAGAAGCCGTTTGATCCCAGATACAGAAGGGGCAGATGGAAATGGCAAAACTAACGAGGGCTGCAGGGACGATCTATTCGGAAACAATCCAGAGAAAATTCCCAAAACGGAGCTCGGGCCGATGACCCCGAGCGGGTCTCCGGTGGAGGACACAGCGGGTGTGTGCACACGGAGCCCCGCCGAAAGCGCAGCTTTGGGGTTCCCGTCGGACCAAGATGGGGCTGCCGTGTGCGTCCAGGGACAGAGGAGCCCCCGTTCCACGCAGGACCGAGAATGCAGGACGGTGACGTGCTGCTTATTTAAAGACCGGGACCACTGCGAGCTTCAGGATCCAGAGACGGCTCAGGGGAACAGGGATCCGGGGTCGTGTCACTTCGTGCTGAGAAGCCTCGGGGCGCGGGACAGCGGCTCTCCCGAGTCGCAGGAGATGATGCCACGTACAGTCTTGGAGCAAGAACTGAAATCAGCCACATACTCACTTTTAAAACGGCTTAAGGAGAGGTCGCTGGATACCTTACTGGAGGCGGTGGAGTCCAGAGGCGGGATGCCCAGCGACTGTGTCAGGATTTCCCGGACCGAGCTGAGATTGGGCGGCCATGTGGCTCCCCCAGAGCTGCTTGTGTGTAAACTGTACCGCTGGTCCGACCTTCAGCACCCTGCCCAGCTCAAACCGCTCTGTGAGTGTAAGAGCTTCGGGACCCTGGACAGTCAGACAGTGTGCTGCAACCCGTATCACTACAGCCGCCTCTGTGGGCCAG AGTCACCGCCGCCTCCTTATTCAAGGCTTTCCCCCAATGAAGAACACAAACCACTGG ACCTGTCAGACTCCACATTGTCTTACACTGAAACCGAGGCTGCCAGCTCACCAAACATCACACCGGGGGAATTCTCAG ATACCAGTATGTCGCCAGATGCCCCCAAGCATAGCCACTGGTGCAATGTGGCGTACTGGGAGCACCGCACACGTGTGGGTCGTCTCTACACGGTGTACGAGCACTCTGTCAGCATCTTCTACGATCTACCTCAGGGCACAGGTTTCTGCCTGGGCCAGCTCAACCTGGAACACCGCAGCAGCACTGTTCAGCGCACACGAGGCAAAATTGGATACGGCATCCTCCTCAGCAAAGAGCCGGACGGCGTTTGGGCCTACAACCGCAGCGATCACCCCATATTTGTCAACTCCCCTACCTTGGATATTCCCAACAGCAGAACTCTGGTGGTCCGAAAAGTGATGCCGGGCTTCTCCATCAAGGTGTTTGACTATGACCGTTCGTGCCTTCTGAGGCACACCACTGAGGCCGACCTCCTGGATGGACCTTATGACCCCAACAGTGTGCGCATCAGCTTTGCTAAGGGCTGGGGCCCCTGCTACTCGAGACAATTCATCACCTCCTGTCCTTGCTGGCTGGAGATCCTCCTCAACAACCACAGATAA